From a single Anaerolineales bacterium genomic region:
- the mazG gene encoding nucleoside triphosphate pyrophosphohydrolase, producing MDLSLVNSTFETLRLAPPSKLTLLDAQEFTSAHYPPTPPDADTLILGVDSRELASQVKTVLLAVYPDAHTVFVVDGGNKKEEKLGDFGEGDFSPSACLYIPSLGEGTSIESFAEIVAHLHAPDGCPWDREQTHQTLRKHLLEEAYEALSAMDADDKNDMREEFGDLLLQILLNAQIASESNNFTMTDVVKHIYDKIVRRHPHVFGDVKLDGVDGVLANWEKLKEKERGGKKEDKGILDGVPASLPALSQAQEYQDRAARVGFDWHEVDGVLDKIREEIEEVKKAENIEQVTGELGDLFFVLVNLARWRGVDAESALREANLKFKKRFAYVETEAKGQGRNLSDMTLQEMDELWNAAKELGM from the coding sequence ATGGATCTCTCCCTTGTCAATTCCACATTCGAGACGCTGCGCCTCGCCCCGCCCTCGAAGTTGACTCTGCTCGATGCGCAGGAATTCACATCCGCGCATTATCCTCCCACTCCGCCCGATGCGGACACCTTGATCCTCGGCGTTGACTCGCGCGAACTGGCATCACAAGTCAAAACAGTGCTGCTCGCGGTATACCCTGATGCGCACACGGTCTTTGTTGTGGATGGAGGAAATAAGAAAGAGGAGAAATTGGGGGATTTTGGCGAGGGCGACTTTTCACCTTCTGCCTGCCTCTACATCCCTTCGCTGGGGGAGGGGACATCCATCGAATCATTCGCCGAGATCGTAGCCCATCTGCACGCCCCGGATGGCTGTCCGTGGGACCGGGAGCAGACACACCAGACCCTGCGCAAGCACCTGCTTGAAGAAGCCTACGAGGCATTATCCGCAATGGATGCGGATGACAAGAACGACATGCGCGAAGAATTCGGCGACCTGCTTTTACAGATCCTGCTGAATGCCCAGATCGCCAGCGAGTCCAACAATTTCACGATGACGGATGTTGTCAAACATATTTATGACAAGATCGTCCGCCGCCATCCGCACGTGTTTGGCGATGTGAAACTTGACGGCGTGGACGGTGTACTGGCAAACTGGGAAAAGTTGAAAGAAAAGGAAAGAGGCGGGAAGAAGGAAGATAAAGGCATCCTGGACGGCGTCCCAGCCTCGTTACCGGCATTGAGTCAGGCGCAGGAATATCAAGACCGCGCCGCACGCGTCGGCTTCGACTGGCATGAGGTGGATGGCGTGCTGGACAAGATCCGTGAAGAGATCGAGGAGGTCAAAAAGGCTGAAAACATCGAACAGGTGACGGGCGAACTTGGTGACTTGTTCTTCGTGCTGGTCAACCTTGCCCGCTGGCGCGGCGTGGATGCCGAATCTGCTTTGCGCGAGGCGAACCTGAAATTCAAGAAACGCTTTGCCTATGTTGAAACCGAGGCAAAAGGGCAGGGACGCAACTTATCCGACATGACCCTGCAGGAGATGGATGAACTTTGGAATGCGGCAAAGGAATTGGGAATGTGA
- a CDS encoding prenyltransferase, with amino-acid sequence MHINFAMWRKASWQLIKMDDKKEWDALDVVSKWLIATRSAVTLVTVYSCVIAGILAARDGYFSWLPFLIVTLGLFIAHGTNNILNDYTDYNRGVDGDNYFRTQYGVHPLVQKFWDNATSMRWFVVSGILATLAGVYALFYTNFSTTTIVLFVFGAITLLAYTYPFKYWGLGEFAIFLIWGPIMISGVYFVLSGIWNWNVVLAGIPFGLSVASINVAKHIDKHDDDKAKGVGTFPVRVGEAVARRVNQVAIVLIYLVIAYLVFVPRYFTPAMLIVFLAYKEALTIIGVMNKPKPAEAPEGWPAWPVWFSGFAFQHNRGFGGFLILGLIIDALLRYFLPNFWVGLF; translated from the coding sequence ATGCATATCAATTTTGCTATGTGGCGCAAGGCTTCGTGGCAGCTCATCAAGATGGACGACAAAAAAGAGTGGGATGCTTTGGATGTGGTCTCCAAATGGCTGATCGCCACCCGTTCTGCAGTGACGCTGGTCACTGTTTATTCTTGCGTGATCGCAGGCATACTCGCCGCCCGCGACGGGTATTTCTCATGGCTTCCGTTCCTCATCGTAACGCTCGGTCTGTTCATCGCGCACGGCACGAACAACATCCTCAACGATTACACGGACTACAACCGCGGCGTGGACGGTGACAACTACTTCCGCACGCAGTATGGCGTTCATCCGCTCGTGCAGAAGTTCTGGGATAACGCCACCTCCATGCGCTGGTTCGTCGTCAGCGGCATTCTGGCAACGCTGGCGGGCGTGTACGCGCTGTTCTACACGAACTTCTCGACCACCACAATCGTTTTATTTGTCTTCGGCGCGATCACCCTGCTTGCTTACACCTATCCCTTCAAATATTGGGGCTTGGGCGAGTTTGCCATTTTCCTGATCTGGGGACCGATCATGATCTCAGGCGTGTACTTCGTTCTTTCGGGCATTTGGAATTGGAACGTTGTGCTTGCGGGTATTCCGTTCGGTTTGAGCGTTGCCAGCATCAACGTCGCCAAGCACATTGACAAACACGACGACGACAAAGCCAAGGGCGTCGGCACGTTTCCCGTCCGCGTGGGCGAAGCCGTTGCACGCCGCGTCAATCAAGTTGCCATCGTGCTGATCTATCTTGTGATCGCATACCTTGTCTTCGTACCGCGCTACTTCACCCCCGCCATGCTGATTGTCTTCCTTGCCTACAAGGAGGCGCTCACGATCATCGGTGTAATGAACAAGCCGAAACCCGCCGAAGCTCCCGAAGGCTGGCCCGCCTGGCCCGTCTGGTTCTCGGGCTTTGCCTTCCAGCACAACCGCGGGTTTGGCGGCTTCCTCATCCTCGGTCTCATCATCGACGCGCTGCTGCGCTACTTCCTGCCGAACTTCTGGGTTGGCTTGTTCTAA
- a CDS encoding family 16 glycosylhydrolase: MRSRTTPNASVDKTESGYLLKIPAGDASAYRFSQIDDYFGLPRRKFPHHSLTLSLRARTSASPLPGTWGFGLWNDPFGMSLGFGGRRWQLPALPNAAWFFGASQENHLSFNDKPANGFLAQSFRSPKFHPLLIPTGLVFPFSRKATRKLLGRIIDEDSFTLSVDVTQWHSYRLEWSQRGVAWYVDEVRVFESSVSPNPPLGLVIWIDNQFASFTPDGKSGFGVLENPEPAWLEISDLNLS, from the coding sequence ATGAGATCACGGACAACGCCAAACGCAAGCGTTGACAAAACCGAAAGCGGATATCTTTTGAAGATTCCCGCTGGAGATGCTTCCGCCTACCGCTTTTCTCAAATTGACGACTATTTCGGACTCCCCCGCAGGAAGTTTCCGCATCATTCCTTGACCCTGAGCCTGCGTGCGCGGACCTCGGCTTCTCCCCTGCCCGGGACATGGGGTTTCGGGCTGTGGAACGATCCCTTCGGCATGTCGCTCGGGTTCGGCGGGAGACGCTGGCAGCTCCCCGCCCTGCCGAATGCGGCTTGGTTCTTCGGCGCATCGCAGGAGAACCATTTGTCGTTCAACGATAAACCGGCGAATGGATTTCTTGCACAAAGTTTCCGCTCGCCGAAATTTCATCCGCTGTTGATTCCAACGGGATTGGTGTTTCCATTTTCAAGAAAAGCGACAAGAAAATTATTGGGACGAATAATTGACGAAGACTCGTTCACTCTCAGTGTGGACGTCACCCAATGGCACAGCTACAGACTCGAGTGGAGTCAACGAGGCGTTGCCTGGTATGTGGATGAGGTTCGGGTGTTCGAGTCGTCCGTAAGTCCGAATCCGCCGCTGGGATTGGTCATCTGGATCGATAATCAATTTGCATCATTCACCCCTGATGGAAAAAGCGGGTTCGGAGTTTTGGAAAACCCCGAACCCGCATGGTTGGAAATCTCTGACCTGAATTTGAGTTAG
- a CDS encoding DMT family transporter: MPKTKIIVYLEALFAVVVWGASFIATKIAVGQISPVAVVWIRFAMGIPIIFLVVAVRKQFAFPKGNEWLYFALLGFLGISLHQWLQSNGLITAQATTTAWIVATTPMFIAILGWLALKEKLTPIQAGGIALATLGVLVVVSKGDFTGLAVGQFGTQGDFLILISSVNWAVFSILSRHGLKKHPSTRMTFWVMTIGWLITSVAFFAQGKTAEITMLDSRGWWAMIFLGIFTTGLAYIAWFDALSQLPAAQTGAFLFLEPPSSMVVAAIVLYEQVTWASIIGGAVILIGIWLVNRQGKTAKDEG, encoded by the coding sequence ATGCCAAAAACAAAGATCATTGTCTACCTTGAAGCCCTGTTCGCGGTCGTGGTTTGGGGTGCGTCGTTCATCGCCACGAAGATCGCTGTCGGGCAGATCTCCCCCGTCGCAGTAGTGTGGATCCGTTTTGCAATGGGGATTCCAATCATTTTTCTTGTCGTCGCCGTGCGTAAACAGTTCGCCTTCCCAAAGGGAAATGAATGGCTGTATTTTGCCCTGCTCGGTTTTCTGGGCATCTCCTTACACCAGTGGCTGCAATCGAACGGATTGATCACCGCGCAAGCCACCACCACCGCGTGGATCGTCGCCACCACCCCCATGTTTATCGCCATCCTCGGTTGGCTGGCTCTCAAAGAGAAACTCACACCTATTCAAGCAGGGGGTATCGCACTGGCAACGCTGGGTGTGCTGGTCGTGGTCAGCAAAGGTGATTTCACAGGACTTGCAGTCGGTCAATTTGGCACGCAGGGCGATTTTCTCATCCTCATCAGTTCGGTCAACTGGGCGGTGTTCTCCATCCTTTCTCGGCATGGATTGAAGAAGCATCCGTCCACGCGCATGACATTCTGGGTGATGACCATCGGCTGGCTAATCACGTCCGTGGCATTCTTCGCGCAGGGAAAGACCGCCGAGATCACAATGCTCGACTCGCGCGGCTGGTGGGCGATGATCTTCCTCGGCATCTTCACCACAGGTCTCGCCTACATCGCCTGGTTCGACGCGCTCAGTCAACTACCCGCCGCGCAAACAGGCGCGTTCCTTTTCCTCGAGCCGCCCTCCAGCATGGTGGTCGCCGCCATCGTGTTGTACGAGCAGGTCACGTGGGCATCCATCATCGGCGGCGCCGTAATCTTGATCGGCATCTGGCTGGTTAATCGGCAGGGGAAAACTGCAAAGGATGAAGGATGA
- a CDS encoding radical SAM protein: MSTRIMLINPARRFIANRAGLGYLTPLGLVLIGGPLLDAGFEVKLVDHDMNGWTMKRLLQEVRKFQPKYILLGHSGSTASHNVVVRTVREIRASFPGVRIIYGGVYPSYAYQSILQNVSEIDVIVRGEGEKTIVDLLSAWEKDTSLETVAGIVWRRGAEIVVNRPQSAIRHLDSYRPGWELLDWENYQMFGFDRAAGLQFSRGCTLTCTYCGQWMFWKKWRHRSVDNIVENMRLLKDEYGVKIIWFADENFAADRDLAKELLERIIESDLDLSLNLNMTAADVVRDAELLPLYKKAGVDYIVMGIESVKDDVITDIRKNNPFSVSKEAVRLLRENNIISLTNLIYGLEDESWRTLHEKFRGVLELDSDILNAMYLTPHFWTSDGKSTDPEKIIQPDLARWSYRNQVLATPFLKPFELFAGIKLTEALFHLRPKALRRYLFHKDGRYTQIMRDSIATGIRVVLAEILEFFFDTRFVKRGSFSRIIGSEKFPQETTPLA; encoded by the coding sequence ATGTCAACTCGAATTATGCTGATCAATCCCGCTCGCCGTTTTATTGCTAACCGGGCAGGGCTTGGATACCTTACACCACTGGGCTTGGTGCTGATCGGAGGTCCTTTGCTTGATGCCGGTTTCGAAGTGAAACTTGTGGATCACGATATGAACGGCTGGACAATGAAGCGATTGCTGCAGGAAGTTCGAAAGTTCCAACCGAAATACATTCTACTTGGGCATTCAGGGTCAACCGCATCCCACAATGTGGTTGTGAGAACGGTCAGGGAAATCCGAGCTTCTTTTCCGGGCGTGCGAATAATTTACGGAGGCGTGTATCCTTCCTACGCATATCAAAGCATCCTTCAAAATGTTTCAGAGATCGATGTGATCGTCCGCGGAGAAGGCGAGAAAACGATAGTCGATTTGCTTTCGGCTTGGGAGAAGGACACATCTCTGGAAACAGTTGCAGGCATCGTTTGGCGAAGAGGCGCGGAGATTGTCGTCAATCGTCCGCAGTCAGCCATCCGGCACTTGGATTCATACCGCCCCGGCTGGGAGTTGTTGGATTGGGAAAACTATCAAATGTTTGGTTTTGACCGTGCCGCTGGTTTGCAATTCAGCCGCGGATGTACTCTGACCTGCACCTACTGTGGTCAATGGATGTTTTGGAAGAAATGGCGGCATCGTAGTGTGGATAACATCGTCGAAAATATGAGGCTGCTCAAGGATGAATATGGAGTGAAAATCATCTGGTTTGCAGACGAGAATTTCGCTGCAGACCGTGATCTGGCAAAGGAACTTCTGGAGCGCATCATTGAATCCGACCTGGATCTGTCTCTCAACTTGAACATGACCGCCGCTGACGTTGTCCGCGATGCGGAATTGCTTCCTCTGTATAAGAAAGCAGGGGTGGATTACATTGTCATGGGTATTGAATCAGTTAAGGATGACGTAATCACTGATATTCGAAAGAACAACCCGTTTTCTGTTTCCAAAGAGGCTGTCCGGCTGCTTCGGGAGAATAACATCATCAGCCTGACCAATCTGATCTATGGGCTTGAAGATGAATCCTGGAGAACCCTGCATGAGAAGTTCAGGGGGGTGTTGGAATTGGATTCGGATATCCTGAACGCCATGTATCTCACGCCGCATTTCTGGACATCGGATGGAAAATCCACCGATCCTGAGAAGATCATCCAACCTGACCTTGCACGTTGGTCGTATCGGAATCAGGTGCTTGCCACACCGTTCCTAAAGCCGTTCGAATTGTTTGCCGGCATAAAATTGACCGAAGCCCTCTTTCACCTGCGTCCAAAGGCATTACGGCGCTATTTATTTCATAAAGATGGACGCTACACTCAAATTATGCGCGATTCGATCGCAACAGGGATCAGGGTTGTGCTGGCGGAAATTTTGGAGTTTTTCTTTGACACAAGGTTTGTAAAAAGAGGAAGCTTCTCGCGGATCATCGGTTCTGAGAAATTTCCACAGGAGACAACGCCGCTGGCATGA
- a CDS encoding MBL fold metallo-hydrolase, which produces MEITWYGHSCFRLTERNYATVVTDPFDHKVVGYDPLKLKAEIVTISHDAPGHSNRDAVKGATHVLMGAGEFEVGDVFITAVQTDGTGGKKSKDKVRNTLYVFDYDGITVAHLGDLQDVPTQSEVEALGTVNVLLVPVGGGSGLNAAKAAEVVSLIEPNLVIPMHYSTADTKLKLDSLGKFLKEMGLGKLDAQASLKVTRSGLPDETKVVVLDYQKG; this is translated from the coding sequence ATGGAAATTACATGGTACGGACATTCCTGTTTTCGCCTGACCGAACGCAACTATGCAACCGTCGTCACCGACCCGTTCGACCACAAGGTTGTCGGCTATGACCCGCTGAAACTAAAAGCGGAAATTGTCACCATCAGCCACGATGCGCCCGGTCATAGCAATCGGGATGCGGTAAAAGGCGCAACTCACGTCCTGATGGGCGCGGGCGAGTTCGAGGTCGGCGATGTGTTCATCACCGCCGTCCAGACGGACGGAACAGGCGGCAAGAAAAGCAAGGACAAGGTCCGCAACACATTGTATGTTTTTGATTATGACGGAATTACCGTTGCCCATCTTGGTGATTTGCAGGATGTTCCCACGCAAAGCGAAGTGGAGGCTCTGGGAACGGTCAACGTGCTTCTTGTTCCGGTGGGAGGCGGGAGCGGCTTGAACGCCGCGAAAGCCGCGGAAGTTGTCAGCCTGATCGAGCCCAATCTGGTTATCCCGATGCATTATTCCACGGCAGATACCAAACTGAAACTCGATTCGCTTGGCAAGTTCCTTAAGGAAATGGGATTGGGCAAACTCGATGCGCAGGCGTCCTTAAAGGTCACTCGTTCGGGGTTGCCTGACGAGACAAAAGTTGTTGTGCTCGATTATCAAAAAGGATAG
- the mutY gene encoding A/G-specific adenine glycosylase, with protein sequence MPQLSSLLLKWYARHRRVMPWRDHLDPYVVWVSEIMLQQTRVETVIPYFEKWMKLFPNVISLAKAKERDVLNAWEGLGYYTRARNLHKAAKIIASDFNGELPRDLQALRQLPGIGRYTVGMIASIAFKMDEPTLDGNLRRVFARLYDVTEFADSPAGEKILWEYAAQNLPKGKAGDYNQALMDLGATVCLPKNPRCLLCPLMTLCKARENGTQELRPVMKPKKQVPQYIHAAAVIVQRGRVLLNQRPPDGLLGGMWEFPNARVDTNPAGELEKTLWSATKLRVRKEAELVIVNHAYSHFRVVVHAFRCRAVDIPKKKNLKWVKLGELGDFPMGKVDRQIAERIKK encoded by the coding sequence ATGCCTCAACTATCATCCCTGCTGCTAAAATGGTATGCCAGACACCGCCGCGTCATGCCGTGGCGTGACCACCTCGATCCGTATGTCGTGTGGGTCTCCGAGATCATGCTTCAACAAACAAGGGTGGAAACGGTCATCCCATACTTTGAAAAATGGATGAAGTTATTCCCCAATGTGATCTCGCTGGCAAAAGCCAAAGAACGGGATGTCTTGAACGCATGGGAGGGACTTGGCTACTACACCCGCGCGCGGAATTTGCACAAAGCCGCCAAGATCATCGCCTCGGACTTTAACGGCGAGTTGCCTCGTGACCTTCAAGCCTTGCGCCAACTCCCCGGCATTGGTCGCTACACCGTGGGGATGATCGCTTCCATCGCCTTCAAAATGGACGAGCCGACCCTTGACGGCAATCTGCGCCGCGTCTTTGCGCGTTTGTACGATGTGACCGAATTTGCAGACTCACCCGCGGGTGAAAAGATACTCTGGGAATACGCTGCCCAGAACCTCCCAAAAGGAAAAGCGGGTGATTACAACCAGGCGCTTATGGATCTGGGTGCGACGGTCTGCCTGCCGAAAAATCCGCGCTGTTTGCTCTGTCCGTTGATGACATTGTGCAAGGCGCGGGAGAATGGCACGCAGGAATTGCGCCCTGTGATGAAGCCGAAGAAGCAGGTTCCGCAATACATCCATGCGGCGGCGGTCATTGTGCAGCGCGGACGTGTGCTGTTGAACCAGCGTCCGCCCGATGGGTTGCTGGGCGGGATGTGGGAGTTCCCCAATGCGCGGGTGGACACGAATCCCGCTGGGGAGTTGGAAAAAACCTTATGGTCAGCGACCAAACTTCGCGTTAGGAAAGAGGCGGAGCTCGTCATCGTCAACCATGCGTATAGCCACTTTAGGGTGGTGGTCCATGCGTTTCGATGCAGGGCGGTTGACATCCCTAAAAAGAAAAATTTGAAATGGGTGAAACTGGGCGAGTTGGGGGATTTCCCGATGGGGAAGGTGGATCGGCAGATCGCGGAACGGATAAAAAAGTGA
- a CDS encoding ribonuclease J, with the protein MSKKNKLRIIPLGGLGEVGKNMMAYEFGGDIIVVDAGIMFPNNDMLGVDYIIPDYEYLKKRADRVLGIFITHGHEDHIGAIQHVIADIPAPIYATPLTRGLIEGKLLRNNSQHKAQIKTIQAGGMTKAGPFSIEYFHVSHSIPDAVGLAITTNAGLVIHMSDFKFDHTPVDGWPTDFAKLAEFSTRGVDLLLSDSTNAERPGWTPSEAVIGPAFDKVFSAAKGRVIVATFASLISRVQQVADAAAKNGRKMAIAGPSMVDNVKIARKMGYLEIPDEMIVPIDQALQMQDHKVVIMCTGSQGEPSSIVGRLSAGTNRQFDLKPNDTIVLSSHPIPGNEETISKTINRLLRRGVKVVDDSIAPIHVSGHAAQEEQKLLINLVKPKHFMPIHGELRMLKRHADLAIELGIAEKDTVVVENGQVVELVGGKIQLGERIPGDYVFVTGESIGDIDHDVMRERTQLARNGILLIDISLDTLTGRLLHEPEIITRGFVSPEDADELIPEVRARVMDVVHGSGIDNEKDIVSAVKSYLHQQTKRRPMVFVTLSKS; encoded by the coding sequence ATGAGTAAGAAAAACAAATTAAGAATTATCCCGCTCGGGGGGCTGGGCGAAGTGGGAAAGAACATGATGGCGTACGAATTCGGCGGCGACATCATCGTAGTCGATGCCGGCATCATGTTCCCCAACAACGACATGCTGGGCGTGGACTATATCATCCCGGACTATGAGTATTTAAAAAAGCGGGCAGACCGCGTGCTGGGCATCTTCATCACTCATGGTCATGAAGACCACATCGGCGCGATCCAGCACGTCATCGCGGACATCCCTGCTCCCATCTACGCCACTCCCCTCACCCGCGGTCTGATCGAAGGCAAATTGCTGCGCAACAACTCCCAGCATAAGGCACAGATCAAGACCATTCAGGCGGGCGGAATGACCAAAGCCGGTCCGTTCAGCATCGAATATTTCCACGTCAGCCACTCCATCCCCGATGCAGTGGGGCTTGCGATCACGACGAATGCAGGGCTGGTCATCCACATGAGCGACTTCAAGTTCGATCATACCCCCGTCGACGGCTGGCCCACCGACTTTGCCAAACTCGCCGAATTCTCCACCCGCGGCGTGGATCTACTGCTCTCCGACTCGACCAACGCCGAACGCCCGGGGTGGACACCCTCCGAAGCGGTCATCGGTCCCGCCTTCGACAAAGTCTTCAGCGCGGCAAAAGGACGGGTCATCGTCGCCACGTTCGCCTCGCTCATCTCCCGCGTGCAACAGGTGGCAGATGCGGCGGCAAAGAACGGACGCAAAATGGCAATCGCAGGTCCGAGCATGGTGGATAACGTCAAGATCGCGCGCAAAATGGGCTATCTCGAAATCCCAGATGAAATGATCGTCCCCATCGACCAGGCGCTGCAAATGCAGGATCACAAAGTCGTCATCATGTGTACCGGCTCGCAAGGCGAACCGTCTTCCATCGTTGGTCGGTTGTCCGCCGGCACGAACCGCCAGTTCGACCTAAAACCAAACGACACCATCGTGCTGTCGTCGCATCCCATCCCCGGCAACGAAGAGACCATCAGCAAGACCATTAATCGTCTGCTGCGCCGCGGCGTCAAAGTAGTAGACGACAGCATCGCGCCGATCCATGTCTCAGGGCATGCCGCGCAGGAAGAGCAAAAACTGCTCATCAACCTCGTCAAACCCAAACACTTCATGCCCATCCACGGCGAATTGCGCATGCTCAAACGCCATGCCGATCTCGCAATCGAACTGGGCATCGCGGAAAAAGATACGGTGGTTGTTGAGAACGGTCAGGTGGTTGAACTCGTCGGTGGCAAGATCCAACTCGGCGAGCGCATCCCCGGCGATTATGTCTTCGTTACCGGTGAATCCATCGGCGACATCGACCACGATGTGATGCGCGAGCGCACCCAACTTGCGCGCAACGGCATCCTGCTGATCGACATCAGCCTCGATACTTTAACAGGACGACTGCTCCACGAACCCGAGATCATCACCCGCGGTTTCGTTTCCCCCGAAGACGCCGACGAACTCATCCCCGAAGTCCGCGCGCGTGTCATGGACGTTGTTCACGGCAGCGGCATCGACAACGAAAAGGACATCGTCAGCGCGGTAAAGAGCTATCTGCACCAGCAAACCAAACGCCGCCCGATGGTGTTTGTAACACTGAGCAAATCATAA
- a CDS encoding DUF1992 domain-containing protein → MSLAKAVEAIIKEAQERGEFDNLQNKGKPLDLTAYFETPEDLRMAYSVLKNAGMVSAEVELLQEIAALKERLASTYEESQRIRIKKIISEKQLQFNVMMERQKRQKS, encoded by the coding sequence ATGAGCCTTGCAAAAGCAGTGGAAGCCATCATCAAGGAAGCGCAGGAGCGCGGTGAGTTCGACAACCTTCAGAACAAGGGAAAACCGCTCGATCTGACTGCCTACTTCGAAACGCCGGAAGACCTGCGCATGGCGTATTCCGTCCTGAAAAATGCCGGAATGGTCTCAGCAGAAGTGGAATTATTGCAGGAGATCGCGGCGCTGAAGGAACGTCTCGCATCCACCTATGAGGAGAGTCAGCGCATCCGGATCAAGAAGATCATCTCCGAGAAGCAGTTGCAGTTCAATGTGATGATGGAGCGGCAGAAACGCCAGAAAAGTTGA
- a CDS encoding BTAD domain-containing putative transcriptional regulator, with protein sequence MLKIFLLGTFEIEYERRNIQIPGRPAQSLFAFLVLNAGIFHRRERLAALLWADSPDHTARENLRHTLWQIRKAFGDFPAAEYWQTDDLSIKFVGSADVWLDAAILKTAPAQKCAQELIAALSVYRGELLPGFYEDWVSLEREYLNYVFEHNMARLLTMLQNEKRWLDVLEWGERWIAFGQRPEPAYRALMLAHKAEGEMSKVAEIYTRCQRDLGEIGMTPSGQTQELFNVLKKTP encoded by the coding sequence ATGCTGAAGATTTTTCTGCTCGGCACCTTCGAGATCGAATACGAGAGGCGAAACATCCAGATCCCGGGGCGCCCGGCACAGTCACTGTTCGCCTTTCTTGTGTTGAATGCAGGCATATTTCACCGGCGGGAGAGACTCGCGGCGTTGTTATGGGCGGATTCTCCCGACCACACCGCCCGTGAAAACCTGCGCCATACGTTGTGGCAGATCCGCAAGGCGTTCGGAGATTTTCCCGCCGCCGAATACTGGCAAACGGATGACCTGTCCATCAAGTTCGTTGGGTCTGCGGATGTGTGGCTCGATGCCGCAATCTTGAAGACAGCTCCTGCACAAAAGTGTGCGCAGGAGCTGATCGCCGCCCTTTCGGTTTACCGGGGGGAATTACTGCCCGGATTTTACGAAGACTGGGTGAGCCTCGAACGCGAATATTTGAACTATGTTTTTGAGCACAACATGGCGCGCTTGTTGACGATGCTCCAGAACGAAAAACGCTGGTTGGATGTCCTGGAATGGGGTGAGCGCTGGATCGCCTTTGGGCAAAGACCTGAACCTGCCTACCGCGCTCTGATGCTCGCGCATAAAGCGGAAGGCGAAATGTCCAAAGTGGCGGAGATATACACCCGCTGTCAGCGGGATCTGGGGGAGATCGGGATGACCCCTTCGGGACAGACGCAGGAATTGTTCAACGTCCTCAAGAAAACGCCGTAA